In Halomarina salina, one DNA window encodes the following:
- a CDS encoding MFS transporter: MDLRTRDRWRWVLWVTLAGGFLLVNFHRVSTAVLADSLNRAFDTSAAELGLLHASFFYIYAPLQLPAGVLADRVGTRRVAAVGVGVMSVGVVGFALAESLLLGFVGRALVGLGGSVCYIAILRFCANWFRTDQFATMTGWTVAAAGLGGVLATTPLALAVTAAGWRESLLATAAVGGALAVAIYVLVRDSPQKAGFAAVEGATAPHRSVDLSTVWRNVRHVLRDRETWVMGLMLFFLIGTNFTVLGLWGVPYVADVYGTSVTTASTYVLLGNVGFLLGPPVFGTLSDRLGRRTELILAATVLFTVSYGAVFLSVTPPLALFGVLLFLAMFSNGGGVLAYTVAKERHAASASGTVTGTVNSLGYFGAAVFPAVMGVVLDTYWTGRTLDGARVYTVTGYRVAFGLATATGLVAVACAAYLHVRTGSGVDERAVAADD; the protein is encoded by the coding sequence ATGGACCTTCGAACGCGCGACCGCTGGCGGTGGGTGCTGTGGGTCACGCTCGCAGGTGGGTTCCTGCTGGTCAACTTCCACCGCGTCTCGACGGCGGTGCTCGCCGACAGCCTCAACCGCGCGTTCGACACCAGCGCCGCCGAACTCGGCCTGCTCCACGCCTCCTTCTTCTACATCTACGCACCCCTCCAGTTGCCCGCTGGCGTCCTCGCCGACCGAGTCGGGACGCGCCGGGTCGCCGCCGTCGGAGTGGGGGTGATGAGCGTCGGCGTCGTCGGGTTCGCACTCGCGGAGTCGCTGCTCCTGGGGTTCGTCGGCCGCGCGCTCGTCGGTCTCGGGGGAAGCGTCTGTTACATCGCCATCCTGCGGTTCTGTGCGAACTGGTTCCGTACCGACCAGTTCGCGACGATGACCGGGTGGACCGTCGCCGCGGCCGGTCTCGGCGGCGTGCTGGCGACGACGCCGCTGGCGCTCGCCGTGACCGCCGCCGGGTGGCGCGAGTCGCTGCTCGCCACCGCCGCCGTCGGCGGGGCACTCGCCGTCGCCATCTACGTGCTCGTCCGCGACAGTCCCCAGAAAGCGGGGTTCGCGGCCGTCGAGGGAGCCACCGCCCCCCACCGCAGCGTCGACCTCTCGACGGTCTGGCGGAACGTCCGCCACGTCCTCCGGGACCGCGAAACGTGGGTGATGGGCCTCATGCTCTTCTTCCTCATCGGGACCAACTTCACCGTCCTCGGTCTCTGGGGCGTCCCGTACGTCGCCGACGTCTACGGCACCTCCGTCACCACCGCCTCGACGTACGTCCTCCTCGGGAACGTCGGCTTCCTGCTGGGACCGCCCGTCTTCGGGACGCTCTCGGACCGCCTGGGCCGCCGGACCGAACTCATCCTCGCCGCGACGGTGCTGTTCACGGTGTCGTACGGGGCGGTGTTCCTGTCCGTCACGCCGCCGCTGGCGCTGTTCGGCGTGTTGCTGTTCCTCGCGATGTTCTCCAACGGCGGCGGCGTCCTCGCCTACACCGTCGCCAAGGAGCGCCACGCCGCGAGCGCCAGCGGCACCGTCACGGGCACCGTCAACAGTCTCGGCTACTTCGGGGCCGCCGTCTTCCCGGCCGTGATGGGTGTGGTCCTCGACACCTACTGGACCGGCCGGACGCTCGACGGCGCTCGGGTCTACACGGTCACCGGGTACCGCGTCGCGTTCGGCCTCGCCACGGCGACGGGCCTCGTCGCCGTCGCCTGCGCGGCGTACCTCCACGTCAGGACCGGTAGCGGCGTCGACGAGCGTGCCGTCGCCGCGGACGACTGA
- a CDS encoding CGCGG family putative rSAM-modified RiPP protein, with translation MSEHTVADAESVSETVHRNSWSANLEGPEHAADRDLLVEEALGAVEATAPGYHVNLVTHGEHGDPTDYLVPVLEEAFDDGVTWRYVDQCGCGGHVLRVRVVE, from the coding sequence ATGAGCGAGCACACCGTCGCGGACGCGGAGTCCGTGTCCGAGACCGTCCACCGGAACTCGTGGTCGGCGAACCTCGAAGGCCCCGAACACGCCGCCGACCGGGACCTGCTCGTCGAGGAGGCCCTCGGGGCCGTCGAGGCGACCGCTCCGGGCTACCACGTCAACCTCGTGACTCACGGCGAACACGGCGACCCGACGGACTACCTCGTCCCCGTGCTGGAGGAGGCGTTCGACGACGGCGTGACGTGGCGGTACGTCGACCAGTGTGGCTGTGGCGGGCACGTCCTGCGCGTCCGCGTCGTCGAGTAG
- a CDS encoding amidohydrolase family protein, with product MSDAAADASRDDPTPDDRFVPAIDCHVHLMPERLVAAIRGALTDEAGWGFPHPSTQGEMERTLRAAGIERYCALPYAHKPDIARELNAWVAERADTSEMVVPFATVHGDDEVGDVVREAFEAGARGLKFQCPVQRVAPDDPRLDPAYELAAEYDRPILFHGGTAPMFEDSPHVGVERFRAFVDSYPEVRACCAHMGTFETEAFVDVLAANDNVFLDTCFAMSSAVGESMAFDPASIPDSVFEEHSERIMYGSDYPNIPHSYRSEREHLLSRDLPESTYRDLFHDTAERFLGER from the coding sequence GTGAGCGACGCGGCGGCCGACGCCAGTCGGGACGACCCGACACCGGACGACCGGTTCGTCCCCGCTATCGACTGCCACGTCCACCTCATGCCCGAACGGCTCGTCGCGGCCATCCGGGGCGCGCTGACCGACGAGGCGGGATGGGGGTTCCCCCACCCGAGCACGCAGGGGGAGATGGAGCGCACGCTCCGGGCGGCGGGTATCGAGCGCTACTGTGCGCTCCCGTACGCCCACAAACCCGACATCGCCCGCGAGTTGAACGCGTGGGTCGCAGAGCGCGCCGACACCTCGGAGATGGTCGTTCCGTTCGCCACCGTCCACGGCGACGACGAGGTGGGCGACGTGGTTCGGGAGGCGTTCGAGGCGGGCGCACGCGGCCTGAAGTTCCAGTGTCCGGTCCAGCGCGTCGCCCCCGACGACCCGCGTCTCGACCCGGCGTACGAACTCGCCGCCGAGTACGACCGCCCCATCCTGTTCCACGGCGGCACCGCGCCGATGTTCGAGGACAGCCCCCACGTCGGCGTCGAGCGGTTCCGAGCGTTCGTCGACTCGTACCCCGAGGTTCGGGCGTGCTGTGCCCACATGGGGACCTTCGAGACGGAGGCGTTCGTCGACGTGCTGGCGGCCAACGACAACGTCTTCCTCGACACCTGCTTCGCCATGTCGAGCGCCGTCGGCGAGTCGATGGCGTTCGACCCCGCCTCGATTCCCGATTCGGTGTTCGAGGAGCACAGCGAGCGCATCATGTACGGCTCGGACTACCCGAACATCCCCCACAGCTACCGGAGCGAGCGCGAACACCTGCTCTCGCGTGACCTCCCCGAATCGACCTACCGCGACCTGTTCCACGACACCGCCGAGCGGTTCCTCGGCGAGCGCTGA
- a CDS encoding methylated-DNA--[protein]-cysteine S-methyltransferase, whose product MLDRSASDLREQVRAYEAGERTTFDVGVAYPDDFTGRVMRAMSEIPRGETRTYGDIAADLDTSAIAVGGACGRNPLPLVVPCHRVVAADGSLGGYSASGGLETKRRLLVHEGVLPE is encoded by the coding sequence CTGCTCGACCGCTCGGCGAGCGACCTCCGCGAACAGGTCCGCGCGTACGAGGCGGGCGAGCGCACGACGTTCGACGTCGGCGTCGCCTACCCCGACGACTTCACGGGGCGCGTGATGCGGGCGATGAGCGAGATTCCGCGCGGTGAGACGCGCACGTACGGCGACATCGCGGCCGACCTCGACACGTCGGCCATCGCCGTGGGCGGGGCCTGCGGGCGCAACCCGCTCCCGCTGGTCGTCCCGTGTCACCGCGTCGTCGCGGCCGACGGGAGCCTCGGCGGCTACTCCGCCTCGGGCGGTCTGGAGACGAAGCGACGACTCCTCGTCCACGAGGGGGTGCTGCCCGAGTGA
- a CDS encoding HIT family protein encodes MSDDCIFCSIVAGDVPSRTVHEGEHTFAFLDVNPLVRGHTLVIPKEHYETVAEMPDDVRDAVFTAAGELTPAVEEAVDADATTIGMNNGAASGQEVPHAHVHVVPRFDDDGVGPLHTLDWPRPDLDDEEFDDVAEAIRDGPQ; translated from the coding sequence ATGAGCGACGACTGCATCTTCTGTTCCATCGTAGCGGGCGACGTCCCGAGCCGAACCGTCCACGAGGGCGAGCACACGTTCGCGTTCCTCGACGTGAACCCGCTCGTTCGGGGACACACGCTGGTCATCCCGAAGGAGCACTACGAGACGGTCGCCGAGATGCCCGACGACGTCCGGGACGCGGTGTTCACGGCCGCCGGCGAACTCACGCCCGCCGTCGAGGAGGCCGTCGACGCCGACGCGACCACCATCGGCATGAACAACGGCGCGGCGTCGGGCCAGGAGGTCCCCCACGCGCACGTCCACGTCGTCCCGCGGTTCGACGACGACGGCGTCGGTCCCCTCCACACGCTCGACTGGCCGCGGCCGGACCTCGACGACGAGGAGTTCGACGACGTGGCCGAGGCGATTCGGGACGGGCCGCAGTAG
- a CDS encoding peptidoglycan-binding protein, with product MDASRRRRDVLKGIGGLGAAVVGVSALSGTAAAARYSQYDTDLRVTEDGVSGADLDDAIVQVHGDCPLVGLGDTWVAVGQEQGINSVYMAAHAAWESGWGESSIAQEKHNIYGYDARDACPSTCADGYASFEDCIREVMPIVRDSYLTPGGTYYNGPTLDGMNVNYATDDNWDDGIESVMNSLAEHIDFDGGTGGGGGGGSYSWPTYSNGDRGETVYTVQYLLEGHGYDLQYHDGIYGSEVESTVESFQSSRGLSVDGVVGPNTWEALVITVSGPTDDPYWPTYGAQHHLRDGEGYDIAVDGYYGSETEGAIESFQSDAGITVDGVVGPNTWQALVDVV from the coding sequence ATGGACGCCAGTCGACGACGACGCGACGTACTGAAGGGTATCGGCGGGCTGGGTGCTGCGGTGGTCGGCGTCTCGGCGCTCTCGGGGACGGCCGCCGCCGCCCGGTACAGCCAGTACGACACGGACCTCAGAGTCACCGAAGACGGTGTGTCCGGCGCGGACCTCGACGACGCCATCGTCCAGGTCCACGGCGACTGCCCGCTCGTCGGCCTCGGCGACACCTGGGTCGCGGTGGGTCAGGAACAGGGCATCAACTCGGTGTACATGGCCGCCCACGCCGCCTGGGAGTCGGGGTGGGGCGAGAGCTCCATCGCCCAGGAGAAGCACAACATCTACGGCTACGACGCTCGCGACGCCTGTCCATCGACCTGCGCGGACGGCTACGCCTCCTTCGAGGACTGCATTCGGGAGGTCATGCCCATCGTCCGCGACAGCTACCTGACGCCCGGCGGGACGTACTACAACGGCCCGACCCTCGACGGGATGAACGTCAACTACGCCACCGACGACAACTGGGACGACGGCATCGAGAGCGTCATGAACTCCCTCGCCGAGCACATCGACTTCGACGGCGGCACGGGCGGTGGCGGGGGAGGCGGGTCGTACTCCTGGCCGACGTACTCGAACGGCGACCGGGGTGAGACCGTCTACACCGTCCAGTACCTGCTCGAAGGCCACGGCTACGACCTGCAGTACCACGACGGCATCTACGGCAGCGAGGTCGAATCGACCGTCGAGTCCTTCCAGTCGTCGCGGGGTCTCTCGGTGGACGGTGTCGTCGGCCCGAACACGTGGGAGGCACTGGTCATCACCGTCTCGGGACCGACCGACGACCCGTACTGGCCGACGTACGGCGCACAGCACCACCTCCGGGACGGCGAGGGGTACGACATCGCCGTCGACGGCTACTACGGCAGCGAGACGGAGGGCGCTATCGAGAGCTTCCAGTCGGACGCTGGCATCACCGTCGACGGCGTCGTCGGCCCGAACACGTGGCAGGCGCTCGTCGACGTGGTCTGA
- a CDS encoding ParA family protein, with protein sequence MGSLSLVGAVGGAGTTRLTLECGAVLARAGREVAVLDAAYATQGLLDSLLGRVDTDVTDLCTDDDGTGAPPLAAGLHDLSVESGRLAVCPARAPFERLARAKTPEAAQRFASLVETAAASFDHVLVDAPPVAANQAVAAVTTTERVALVAPDTPRGHDGVARQRDRLADVGAPDPETVLTFAADPSSAVESSDVVAAIPEHEVTVPGDVPVCSEGDDQFVVHVAEACESLLDESLGYEAEEEGVFDRLGIGN encoded by the coding sequence ATGGGTTCGCTCAGTCTCGTCGGTGCGGTCGGCGGTGCCGGAACGACTCGCCTGACGCTCGAATGCGGTGCCGTCCTCGCTCGGGCGGGCCGCGAGGTGGCGGTCCTCGACGCGGCGTACGCGACGCAGGGCCTCCTCGACTCCCTCCTCGGTCGCGTCGACACCGACGTCACCGACCTCTGTACCGACGACGACGGTACGGGTGCACCACCGCTCGCCGCCGGTCTCCACGACCTGTCCGTCGAGTCGGGCCGCCTCGCGGTCTGTCCCGCCCGCGCACCGTTCGAGCGACTGGCCCGCGCGAAGACGCCCGAGGCCGCCCAGCGGTTCGCCTCGCTCGTCGAGACCGCTGCCGCGTCGTTCGACCACGTCCTCGTCGACGCGCCGCCCGTCGCCGCGAACCAGGCGGTGGCCGCCGTGACGACGACCGAGCGCGTGGCGCTGGTCGCCCCCGACACGCCGCGAGGCCACGACGGCGTCGCTCGCCAGCGCGACCGACTCGCCGACGTCGGTGCTCCCGACCCCGAGACGGTGCTCACGTTCGCGGCCGACCCGTCGTCGGCCGTCGAATCGAGCGACGTCGTCGCCGCGATACCCGAACACGAGGTGACGGTCCCCGGCGACGTCCCGGTCTGTTCTGAGGGTGACGACCAGTTCGTGGTGCACGTCGCGGAGGCGTGCGAATCGCTCCTCGACGAGTCGCTCGGGTACGAAGCGGAGGAAGAGGGCGTGTTCGACCGACTCGGTATCGGAAACTGA
- a CDS encoding DUF7858 family protein: MGLADIAAGLEVTSEQRSRGVATVDATEAGLAERLAPFDEDLPCSPDAAATVVETYASGDSVGTSSRAAGVPPMTGAKTLHLLGESVSPLGPTGRELVRDWLDAELSRADALELTGASETEFALAAYVETHDPLAEAREALEGTLSPTGDAAVEKRELLGETMSGAGELR, encoded by the coding sequence ATGGGATTGGCCGACATCGCGGCCGGACTGGAGGTGACGAGCGAGCAGCGGTCGCGCGGTGTCGCCACCGTCGACGCGACCGAAGCGGGACTCGCCGAGCGACTCGCCCCGTTCGACGAGGACCTGCCGTGCTCGCCCGACGCGGCGGCGACGGTCGTCGAGACGTACGCGAGCGGGGATAGCGTCGGCACGAGCTCCCGTGCGGCGGGCGTTCCGCCGATGACGGGCGCGAAGACGCTCCACCTGCTCGGGGAGTCGGTGTCGCCGCTCGGCCCGACGGGCCGCGAGCTGGTCCGCGACTGGCTGGACGCCGAACTGTCGCGGGCGGACGCGCTCGAACTAACGGGCGCGAGCGAGACCGAGTTCGCGCTGGCGGCCTACGTCGAGACGCACGACCCGCTGGCCGAGGCGCGCGAGGCGCTGGAAGGTACGCTCTCGCCGACCGGCGACGCGGCCGTCGAGAAACGGGAACTGCTGGGAGAGACGATGAGCGGCGCTGGCGAACTACGGTGA
- a CDS encoding transcription initiation factor IIB, producing MSTTARSCPECSGRLQRERTETVCGECGLVVAEDAMDRGPEWRSFADDDTDPARTGAPLTRSRHDRGLSTEIGYSSRLKGRKRRRVARMRRQHNRAQIASKAERNKVYAFTEIRRLTDRLQLPDAIRDRSCVLFESGQDADLLPGRSIEGFAAAAVYATCRADQLSRTVDEVIDHAKATRAELRTAYDALNRELGLPTGPIDPGQYLARFASDLDLPQAIEREARDLLDDLDTAFVTGRNPGGVAAACLYTAARGRSYPLTQAEAAEAGGVTPVTLRTTYVELRED from the coding sequence ATGAGCACGACAGCACGGAGCTGTCCGGAGTGTAGTGGTCGACTGCAGCGAGAACGGACCGAGACGGTCTGTGGCGAGTGCGGTCTCGTCGTCGCGGAGGACGCGATGGACCGCGGCCCCGAGTGGCGGTCGTTCGCGGACGACGACACCGACCCCGCACGCACGGGCGCGCCGCTGACTCGCTCCCGGCACGACAGGGGGCTCTCGACGGAGATCGGCTACTCGTCGCGGCTGAAGGGGCGCAAGCGCCGTCGCGTCGCACGGATGCGCCGCCAGCACAACCGCGCGCAAATCGCCTCGAAGGCCGAGCGTAACAAGGTGTACGCGTTCACCGAGATTCGCCGCCTCACCGACCGACTCCAGTTGCCCGACGCCATCCGCGACCGGTCGTGCGTGCTGTTCGAGTCGGGGCAGGACGCCGACCTGCTCCCCGGCCGGTCCATCGAGGGGTTCGCCGCCGCGGCGGTGTACGCCACCTGTCGCGCCGACCAGCTCTCGCGGACCGTCGACGAGGTGATCGACCACGCGAAGGCGACGCGGGCGGAGCTACGGACGGCCTACGACGCGCTCAACCGCGAACTCGGTCTGCCGACCGGCCCCATCGACCCCGGCCAGTACCTCGCACGGTTCGCCAGCGACCTCGACCTGCCACAGGCCATCGAACGCGAGGCCCGCGACCTGCTCGACGACCTCGACACGGCGTTCGTCACCGGCCGGAACCCGGGCGGGGTCGCCGCCGCCTGCCTCTACACCGCCGCCCGAGGGCGGAGCTATCCGCTCACGCAGGCGGAAGCGGCCGAAGCTGGGGGCGTCACGCCGGTGACGCTCCGGACGACGTACGTCGAACTGCGCGAGGACTGA
- a CDS encoding MinD/ParA family ATP-binding protein, with amino-acid sequence MILAVTGGKGGVGKSTVAYNLGAELDAVVVDADLGMADLPTGRGPDLHDVLAGRATAVEAVREDGPVDLLPCGRSLAGARSVEPRRLVDCVESVEREYGTVLVDCPAGLGSDVGLPLLVADACVLVTTPDRVALADAVRARALARELDAGLVAVALNRADGSSPTDGVEQTFGAPVVPVPERPAVAHGMANGLPARRVDGDDVAGVAFADLAERVRSVLVNSF; translated from the coding sequence GTGATTCTCGCCGTCACCGGCGGGAAAGGCGGCGTCGGCAAGTCGACCGTCGCGTACAATCTCGGCGCGGAACTCGACGCGGTGGTCGTCGACGCCGACCTCGGGATGGCCGACCTGCCGACGGGTCGCGGCCCCGACCTCCACGACGTGCTGGCGGGGCGGGCGACGGCCGTCGAGGCGGTCCGAGAGGACGGCCCGGTCGACCTGCTCCCGTGCGGTCGCTCGCTGGCCGGGGCGCGGTCGGTCGAGCCACGCCGACTCGTCGACTGTGTCGAATCGGTCGAACGCGAGTACGGGACCGTCCTCGTCGACTGCCCGGCGGGCCTCGGGAGCGACGTCGGCCTCCCACTGCTCGTCGCCGACGCCTGCGTCCTGGTGACGACGCCCGACCGGGTCGCACTCGCGGACGCGGTCAGGGCGCGGGCGCTGGCCCGCGAACTCGACGCCGGACTCGTTGCCGTCGCGCTGAACCGGGCCGACGGGTCGTCGCCGACCGACGGCGTCGAGCAGACGTTCGGCGCGCCGGTCGTCCCGGTGCCCGAGCGGCCGGCCGTCGCCCACGGGATGGCGAACGGACTGCCCGCTCGACGGGTGGATGGGGACGACGTCGCAGGAGTAGCGTTCGCCGACCTCGCCGAGCGCGTTCGGTCGGTGCTGGTGAACTCGTTCTGA
- a CDS encoding DUF7857 domain-containing protein, giving the protein MNAEWTTRPCGEGTLVELTLTTDRPRRVRVESTGDGPILPPRTDGVPDAGWDERGYTGVVDDHLGVGFATTDPPDDPPVRVEWRGPPEECPTFDGHPDVPSVEASADGVVRALSDPRPPRDAVTTDHERIQRSGVDLDGESRTPTEQRGCTDDTDHADGSDGVEEVAGTDDDPDADAVHGSADESRRPTTPIAGLAAVERRVALAERLADAETLEEASEAVGSAGGLDGVRALDEAIARDRADLRTLAERVESLRERAESVAVPTETLARIGGEQA; this is encoded by the coding sequence ATGAACGCGGAGTGGACGACCCGGCCCTGCGGCGAGGGAACGCTGGTCGAACTGACGCTCACGACCGACCGACCGCGCCGAGTCCGCGTGGAGTCGACAGGCGACGGGCCGATTCTCCCACCGAGAACCGACGGCGTCCCGGACGCCGGCTGGGACGAGCGCGGCTACACCGGCGTCGTCGACGACCACCTGGGCGTCGGGTTCGCGACGACCGACCCGCCCGACGACCCGCCGGTTCGGGTCGAGTGGCGCGGCCCGCCGGAGGAGTGCCCGACGTTCGACGGTCACCCGGACGTGCCGAGCGTCGAGGCGAGCGCCGACGGCGTGGTCCGGGCGCTGTCGGACCCGCGGCCGCCACGGGACGCGGTGACGACCGACCACGAGCGAATCCAGCGGTCCGGCGTGGACCTCGACGGTGAGTCTCGGACCCCTACCGAGCAGCGTGGCTGCACCGACGACACCGACCACGCCGACGGCAGCGACGGTGTCGAGGAGGTCGCAGGTACCGACGATGACCCCGACGCTGACGCCGTTCACGGTTCCGCCGACGAGTCGAGACGCCCCACGACCCCCATCGCTGGACTCGCCGCGGTCGAACGTCGGGTCGCGCTGGCCGAGCGACTCGCGGACGCGGAGACGCTGGAGGAGGCGAGCGAGGCCGTCGGGTCCGCGGGCGGTCTCGACGGCGTCCGGGCGCTCGACGAGGCGATAGCACGGGACCGAGCCGACCTCCGGACGCTGGCCGAGCGTGTCGAGTCACTCCGGGAGCGTGCGGAGTCGGTGGCGGTTCCGACGGAGACGCTGGCCCGCATCGGCGGTGAGCAGGCGTGA
- a CDS encoding DUF7856 family protein has protein sequence MRLALDDEPPRETDAAELGGRVDRSDVLAAIRGDRDWLDCPPPGPLFEHIGPVVPDVAVRPRTALAVAARTRGVEAPQDDDIRRLRARLDEGGVQRVDTAPLRERVASTSDDVDRLRERVARLQGRVRALREGDGDPSDAEAELSDALSELTERETAGVAARQALQRAREERREFRNRREERRRLDDRIANLERAARRHLVERVEPEFRAAVAALAEFDGIEGGDASGTPDDASTRDTADPFDVPPVVAALAVYRVGDPTAPVVLDCERFPDARTAADWLDGSVIRL, from the coding sequence ATGAGGCTCGCGCTGGACGACGAACCGCCGAGAGAGACGGACGCCGCCGAGCTCGGCGGCCGCGTCGACCGCTCGGACGTGCTCGCTGCGATTCGGGGCGACCGTGACTGGCTCGACTGTCCGCCTCCCGGACCGCTGTTCGAGCACATCGGCCCCGTCGTTCCGGACGTGGCGGTCCGTCCGCGGACCGCGCTCGCCGTCGCGGCACGAACGCGCGGCGTCGAGGCGCCGCAGGACGACGATATTCGACGGCTCCGCGCCAGGCTCGACGAAGGGGGCGTCCAGCGCGTCGACACCGCACCGCTCAGGGAACGGGTCGCCAGCACGAGCGACGACGTGGACCGCCTCCGGGAACGCGTCGCCCGACTCCAGGGTCGCGTCCGGGCACTCCGCGAGGGCGACGGCGACCCGAGCGATGCCGAGGCCGAACTCTCCGACGCGCTGAGCGAACTCACCGAACGCGAGACGGCGGGCGTCGCCGCACGGCAGGCACTGCAACGCGCCCGCGAGGAACGCCGCGAGTTCAGGAACCGACGCGAGGAGCGCCGCCGACTCGACGACCGAATCGCGAACCTCGAACGGGCGGCCCGCCGTCACCTCGTCGAGCGCGTCGAACCGGAGTTCCGGGCCGCCGTGGCAGCACTCGCCGAGTTCGACGGTATCGAGGGGGGCGACGCGTCCGGCACGCCCGACGACGCGAGCACTCGCGACACCGCAGACCCGTTCGACGTGCCACCGGTCGTCGCCGCACTCGCCGTCTACCGCGTGGGCGACCCGACCGCCCCGGTCGTGCTGGACTGCGAGCGGTTCCCCGACGCCCGGACCGCCGCCGACTGGCTCGACGGGTCTGTCATACGGCTATAG
- a CDS encoding DUF7855 family protein, which translates to MLLVVAYSRTARTSLRNVHRSHEESVVRRFGRVALFEFTELGAFLALRLRAKHPGDVGVERVEPFNEFETVPESVREAARAYESRERESLPYTAFADEYDHPTPDAMADREL; encoded by the coding sequence GTGTTGCTCGTCGTCGCCTACTCGCGGACCGCCCGCACGTCCCTGCGGAACGTCCACCGGAGCCACGAGGAGAGCGTCGTCCGCCGATTCGGCCGGGTCGCGCTGTTCGAGTTCACCGAACTGGGCGCGTTCCTCGCGCTCCGACTGCGGGCGAAACACCCCGGCGACGTCGGCGTCGAGCGCGTCGAACCGTTCAACGAGTTCGAGACGGTCCCCGAGTCGGTGCGCGAGGCCGCCCGCGCCTACGAGAGCCGGGAACGCGAGAGCCTCCCGTACACCGCCTTCGCCGACGAGTACGACCACCCCACGCCCGACGCGATGGCCGACCGCGAGCTATGA
- a CDS encoding DUF7854 family protein — protein MDRISALRNVEDALSEFEAGECDLATMERRVRGVLRTYATEFAEQDAYRASGDEECEGVVVLASSPSEARERVADLTDLDRGAVTVDRVE, from the coding sequence ATGGACCGGATATCGGCGCTTCGGAACGTCGAGGACGCGCTGAGCGAGTTCGAGGCGGGCGAGTGCGACCTCGCGACGATGGAGCGCCGGGTCCGGGGCGTGTTGCGGACCTACGCCACCGAGTTCGCCGAGCAGGACGCCTACCGCGCCAGCGGTGACGAGGAATGTGAGGGCGTCGTCGTCCTCGCGTCGTCCCCCTCGGAGGCCCGCGAACGGGTCGCCGACCTCACCGACCTCGACCGGGGGGCCGTGACCGTCGACCGAGTCGAGTGA